The genomic segment TCTTCAATTTATCACACAATCATTTcacatacactaccggtcaaaagtttagacactcattctttatttttccacattttagaataataataaagtcatcaaaactctggagtaacagaaatggaactatgggaattatgttgtgataaaaaaagaatccaaaataatttaatattttagcatcttcaaagtagatcccatttttgcctagaatttccagacatgtattcttggcattttctcgatcgatttcttgaggaatttccctaaGATGCGTAtgagtattaaaggagttcacacctacgctggactcttattggctgcttttcagaatatttcactccaagtcatccatttaaaaaatattattttgtaaataaaatgttagttttctaatgaaagaaattatgttggcacaattatatttctgtgtacaacaccgatttcaaacatttaatcacacaccttcagatcaaaaggtctttaagatcatgagaaacatttcagtcaagatTCTCCAAACTTTTCACTGGTAGTTTACTTATATTCATATCAATATCTGAGCAGCActacatatgtaaataatatatagtTACAAGCACATACCTGTATGGCCTCATCTAGTAAGAAAATGGCATCATTCATAAGCAGATTTAGAAACCTCAAGAAGAGGGGTGGCTTCATGGCTTCTAGATTTTTAGATGCGAAATCTGCcaaatgctaaaaataacacaataatagCATGATTTTAATTTTTCAACTTTGGATTTTTCAACTCACAGTTAATCACAAATCAGAAGTACTAAATTTTGCTACCCCTAAGTGGCATGAAACTAAAATTAAtctattgtttgtgtgtgtgtacgcaccTTAATGCTCTCTCTATAGCTCTCCTCTCCCCACATGTACTTCAGAATGGGGTACATGGGCCTTCTGTAATTAAACTTCTGTTCAAACTGGTGAGGATCacctgaagacacacacacaaaaaaaaattatatatatatatatatatatatatatatatatataacactggTAAGCCATTAGATATATGACACTGAACACATGTAaaccattacaaccattacaCACCAGTAAACTCAATGTCTACAAACACAGTGATGAGAGCCTCAGCTAGATGAGCTGCATGGCAATAGGAGCAGAACGCCCTCTGTCGCTGGAACATAATGGTCTGAGGATCATCAGATGAGACGGTATCCATATGTGGCATCACAGCCTCCAAAACCTCTGCCAGCTTTGCCCGCAAATGAGGATTTTTCAtcctgtcagaaaaaaaaaagagttacatTTGAAGAGTTTACATGTGTCATAACAAGCACATAACACATTAGGACCAATGTACACATAgagaatgtaaaagaaaacggtTACTGCACCTCTCTACGTTTCCCATGTACACCGTGATGAAGTTGAGGACTTGCTCCAGGTTTTCTGTGGACGACTCCAGCACCTCGTCCGCAAAGCGCCGAAGGAATATGAAGAAATCGCCCATGTTCTCagcaaaaaactctgcaaaaccACACGTGCCCAATATACTTTGGTGAGTGCTGAAATACAAcaaatcatataaaaataatatctaATCACCTCGAACAGCTATTTGAGGACTTATTAATAATGGGCTGTATCACCTGGCACATAGCAGAGCAGGCTGTTCTGTAGTGGAGGCAGAGGGAAGGACAGTGGAATGTGCTCAGGGCCCGGGTTTCCCAAACTGAGTTGTACGAGCAGAGAGGCACAGGAGGCCTGTAGGTTGAGGCAGTTCTGGAGCATGGCAGGCTGAGTGGCAGCAGTCTTGGTGGACAGGTAAACGGTCATGAGGCGCTCAAATTGTTCCCTTAACTGCTCTGCCATCGGACCTCCACTGAGCTGCGCCTCCCGCCACGTGCCCTGCAGCCGATGCAGCGACTGGTTCATTTTCACCATCTGATCATGCAGTCTGTGCAAAGAAATTTACATAAGTATCAAAAAAagctatgaaaaaaaatatattgacgTTGTACATGTTGGTATTCAGgcttaagcttttttttttttagcacatcAGAGGAGACTGAATCAGAGATGTTGCTTATGTTATGGAGCAAAAATTATGTATAGTTATGAATTAACTTTAAGTGCACTATAAGCATAGAAGGTAAATGCTTGACCAGCTTATTACGATGACAAATAACAAGGCTGTAAGCcatattatacaacagttagttctgggCCACAAATTTGACAGGTCGAACAgtattccaagagtgcttatattcaCTATAACTGCACtactgtgtgtgggtgtgtgtgtgtatcactccgctCGTGACTTCAGTAGTGTTGATGACATCAGCGGACATGGCAAACGATACTTTTTAGGATCCgttttttaaacttttgacttaaaatatgaaagctcgtcagatgacgatgaaaaggaagaagggatggCAATTTCAACAGAAACACCTTTACTGGGAATGTGCAAATCACTGTGAGCTAGCTAATCCGCTAGCCGACATGCTATAAAGTATAAAGTGAGTGGAGCTTCTTTGGGATGCAATTCTTCAAGTGGAGTGAAAATAAACAGGACAAACGGCCATATGGTGTCCACAATGTCACTCACTCGCTATTACTTTCTTGTTTATACAGTGGAATTGTTGTataaaagtaatattacactCACAACTGTGTGCTTATACTGAATATCGTCAGTATAACCTCAGTGTTGGGCATGTGATATTGCTTCATTGTTAAATGAAACCAATAActaatgtgataattacagcTAGGACTGTTCATGCAGCAATATAGACGTTTACTCCAGTGCTTACCACCCTCACCTTTACTCAGTCTATCATCATATTAGTCTtctaattttcatttttaaattgtgtcttgcttttatgttacgTTGTGTTGCATTTGACAGCAGCTGAATTGCATAATTTGACTGGAAATCAAAACCCAGGAAATCAACTTAAGCATGTACGTAACCCGAGTCTGAACATGTGGAACTTTCCTCATGTAAACATTGATGTAACTTATACTTAGGATGTCAACGCTGAATTTGTCCCTATAgctgtaaataatattttttgtagGTGAGAGTGCACACGTAGAGAGCAGAAATAACCTGTGGAAGCCCAGGTGCAGGGTGAGCTGAGTGAGGATCAGGTTCTCTGTAAGAAGGCTGAATGACTGGGGAAAGTCAACTGTTTGCTGAGGCGGAACAGGAATCAGACATGTCTCTTTGTCAAGCCCTGGAGAGGGAAGTGTACAATTTGATTTAACCTTTAAAATGTGATAAGAAAATGAATGGGTGATGTGCGAAAAAGAAGGCAGGTCTCCTACCTCTGGCATGCACATTCCTACTGCGTCTTTCTTCCTCACTCAAGTCTCTAAGAGCACAGTACGTGGGGTTAAAGGTTAGGAGTTTTGGAGAGTGAGGGCGACAGAATGGCTGGCAGAGTTTGAGGAGCGCAGCGCCTAGATTCAGGAAGAATGCATCCGAAGCGTACATCTGGAAGAAGATCTCGGGCATCTGATTGGCCCAGATTTTGACACGACCCATGTTGGCCTGCAGACAGTTGCCCAGCCATGAGAGCAGAAGGTGACGAGTCTCTGTTGACTGCTGCAGCAGATTCTTCAGGATCTGATGCAACTTGTCGTGAAACTGGCCCATAAACTAATACAGGAAACAGACAAACCACAGATATGAAATGGACCTGATTTCTATATTGAAACACACTCAAAAACAAGCAACAGTTTGTCACCTGGTGGATATTAGATTCCTGAATCTTCATTTCCTGCGGGCTGGAGCGGGAGGGGTTGAGGAAAAAGCCATGGCTTTCCACCACCCCTGGGGTTTTCAGCAGACAAGATATATTTAACATAGTGCCTAGAAGAGTCTTCTGATACTGAAGTCCATTATTAGGATCTTTGGGCTGAATGTGTTCCACCAAAACCTACAGAAATGACTAATTAGACTATTTCTCACAATTTTCTGAGGTTAGTTCAAATCATCTGTTTTCtctattattaaataattaaatgaagtgaaacaaAGCTCAAACCTTTGCAATGTCTTTTTGCCTACTAAAGTATACTAGAATTTCCAAGTAGGAATAAAGCAGAAGATGGCAGAGGTCTAAGTCTTTCACACGGCCCTGGAAAATATCAAATACTGGCACCATAACCTCCGCAAAAGTGCGCACTTCCTGGTCAGCCAGGAGGCCAGCGATAACTTCCTCTAAAAATTCCACCACCTCCTCAATGTCTGCAAacatcaaaacacaaacaaaaacaggaacacCAAGCAGCTATTtattatgtgtaatatatatatatatatatatatatatatatatatatatatatatatatatatatatatacacacacacacacacacacacacacacacatacaagtgaTTGTGTAATGGTGATAACATACGGGCTCTGTTAACCGCCTCCAGCAGCAGGTCCAGTAGCTGTTCATACACATTCTGGCTGACGTAGATCTCTGGGGTAAGCAACACCGTGCGAGCATTGGACACTGTCAGGTTCTTACAGCGCACAGCGTATGACAGCAGCTTCTCTGGCACTTTAGTGACCTGTagcatttttttgtaaacagatttgattgattttttttaaacaaaacaatcacaCTGGGATGTAGACCCTTCAAATGACAGATTAATATCAGTGTGAACTCTAGTTCAGGGATATTCAAATCTACTATAAAGATCCTGTTTCCAAAAAATGTATTGCTTACAAAAGTCTGGATAAGCACTACAACGAATTAACATCGGAAacacatttaaagacaaatatttcaatataaacatatctaAACTGTGCTTCCTTTAACGCTTAAACATTAATGATTAGattatggctataaataagactaATCAATGTGAAGTAGTTTGGTCTTGTAGTGGCGCTTCACATTAAACCTTTCGACTTGCTCAAGAGACCCtgctcatcagaccagagagggtaaataaaataaaaccgtaTGGAAATCTGTGAAAACCTATCGTCCTGAAAATGTCTCTAGCCCTGTAGctattctctggtctgatgatcAGATAAACAATTTACATAAAACCATGTGCTTGGATAAGAcacaacagaggatctgctacactAGCTGAGCTATAGACAGTTTTTCATACatgatatggccaaaagtttgtggacgcccgACAACCACactcatactgtatgtgcttttTTCCCCTACGTCCATGAACTTTCCAGATTTAATCCCTCTTTTGCTAACCACccctcttctgggaaggctttccactagattttggatcgTAGCTGTGGAGATTTATACTCATTCAGCCACCAAAGCATTAGTGAGACCAAGCACTGATGTTGGACtgggaggtctggggtgcagtggGCCTTCTGGTTCATCATGGCTCTGTGCAGTCTACTTGAGTTTTTCCACATcgactttggcaaaccatgtcttcctagacctcgctttgtgtacagaggcactgtcatgctggaacatattTGGGAACCTTggctccagtgaagggaaattgtaatgctacagcatacaaagacatcctatacagttgtgtgcttccaactttgtggcaacaatttggagaagaaccacatatgggtttAATGATCAGGCgtacacatacttttggactTGTTGTGTACGTTTATCTGCTCTGCTATAGTATTTTTCCATTTACTCACTTCAGTCAGAATCCACATGGTAAATATTGTACGAATACAGCCACATCAAGAATGGCTTTTTTTGTAACTTCAAATTTTGGTGggacaaataaaaacaacagcagacaGTTTGTCAAAGAAAAACTGATGGGAAAGCTCATGGCATCATATAGATAGTGAAAGATCAGAGGAAAATTTGTGCCGAGTTGTGCTGACTTTTGCAGTATATGGCACTAAGGATCACTGTAGTATAACATGGGACCTCATACGGACATATGCAACTGCTTGAGACATTTTAAAGTAGACTgttctgtacattttcacttgtgAATGATCAGAATTGATATCTGATCAATTTCACCCACCTCTTCCTTAGCTCTCTGGTAGCAGGCATAAAGGTATGGTATGGCTAGTTTCTCCCCAGCATCACGATCCGCTGACAGGTTCACGACGCTGCAAGAAGTCATGTAGATCAGGTGGTTACCCGGCTCCAGTAAGAGAAGCCTGCTGAAAATGGCCTGAGAGGTCATAATATGGACACATATTAGTCTCTTGTCCAAAAACACAAGTAAGACAGTCCATTTGTGGAAATGCTCGGTTTTCTACAACACTGTTCACGTTGTGCACGTCACCTGCTCTATCGTGTCCATATCGAGCCAGTCTTGGCCATCGAGGTCAGCTGCCATCTCGTCAAGGTAGACACAGCGCAGGGGGATGCCATTACCACTTCTAAGACTAGGGTCACCTGAAGACCATAACAATGACAAGTGAGAAGTGAAGTATCTGCTGGTGTGTAGTGCTGAGGAACATGACTACGAGGCGCCAAACACTCCAAACACTTTCGGATGCACTCGGTCTCTCTCGCGCACTTTCGTCTCTCACTCCCCATTCGCTTCACTTTTTATCTCATACAAGACTGTGCAGAAACTGAAAGTGACTTGGCTAAAGATTAAAACTCAAAGTTGGGACAAGCCAAATAACTGGAAAAGTCAAATGATAAGACTGAGATGATTAACAGAAAGTGGTGAAGTCATTTTCCTTACTTCCAGAAAGCAGCATTACTCATTTTGAGTGATCTCATCAAAGAACTTAATAGAAATGAAGTCAATTTGCTTTCAGTCTATGACTCATTTCTTAAGCGTCAGCAAATGCCTTAAAACACAAAAGGCCATGGGTGGAACTAATATCATTAACTGAGATGAGGACATGGATAAGCAATTATAGCACTCACTGTTGTCCAAGGTGATAAGGAATATTCTCTGGATCATGTGATTGACATTGAGCTGCTCACAGAGTTCCTGTCGCGAGCGGAAAGAGCGGCTGATCTCGGCCACTGAGTCATCGTTGTCCCCGATACTGTCCGACACCGAGTTGTCAGACTCGGACTGGCTCTCTCCGGACTCTTCCGCTGTGAGCCATCAACACACATAACATTACACAAATCATAAGGAGAATAATTCTGCATTTATAGACTGACATAGAGACATAGTTGTGCttgtaaatttacatacccctagcagaatctgcaaaatgttaataatagaAAAACAATAAGTGGGttcataaaaattgtatttcattgtttatttagtcctgccctgaataagctatttcacataacagatatttacatatagttcacaagacacaataatgacagaatttacacaaattaaccagttcaaaagtttacatatgctcaattattaatactgtgtgttgttacctggatgatccacgactgtttttatgttttgtgatagttgttcatgagtcccttgtttatcctgagcagtcaaactgcccactgttcttcagaaaaatcctccggatcctgcacattatttgattttccaaaaatgtgagcagtttaactgctcaggacaaacaagggactcatgaacaactatcacaaaacataagaacagtcgtggatcatccaggtaacaacacacagtattaagaatcaagcgtatgtaaacttttgaactggttaatttgtgtaaattcagttattattgtgtcttgtggactatatgtaaatatatgttatgtgaaatagcttattcagggcagaactaaataaacaacgaaatacaatttttatgatcccatttttttttaaccagtaaaggggttgaaactgaaacactaccACCtgtcatgctgagcaggaaaacaaggtgtgtaaatgtctatacaaGTTCCAAGTTGCATGAACCTGATATGAGCAGAACATAAGAaaaataatgtactttgcatggcactgtagcagctaaacccatagcttagCTGTGATTCTCCTTGGCCAGAACACCAAACTAACCTAGTCTTGTGTTATGGTGCTTTTCTACTGCACGGTACGGCTCGACTCGACTCTGCTCTGCTCgctttttggggggtttccactgtggatagtacctggtactt from the Ictalurus furcatus strain D&B chromosome 17, Billie_1.0, whole genome shotgun sequence genome contains:
- the ube4a gene encoding ubiquitin conjugation factor E4 A, whose amino-acid sequence is MTDQGNNNQNISRNPFAALFSSLADAKQFASGQKLQQQAEPPSEESGESQSESDNSVSDSIGDNDDSVAEISRSFRSRQELCEQLNVNHMIQRIFLITLDNSDPSLRSGNGIPLRCVYLDEMAADLDGQDWLDMDTIEQAIFSRLLLLEPGNHLIYMTSCSVVNLSADRDAGEKLAIPYLYACYQRAKEEVTKVPEKLLSYAVRCKNLTVSNARTVLLTPEIYVSQNVYEQLLDLLLEAVNRAHIEEVVEFLEEVIAGLLADQEVRTFAEVMVPVFDIFQGRVKDLDLCHLLLYSYLEILVYFSRQKDIAKVLVEHIQPKDPNNGLQYQKTLLGTMLNISCLLKTPGVVESHGFFLNPSRSSPQEMKIQESNIHQFMGQFHDKLHQILKNLLQQSTETRHLLLSWLGNCLQANMGRVKIWANQMPEIFFQMYASDAFFLNLGAALLKLCQPFCRPHSPKLLTFNPTYCALRDLSEEERRSRNVHARGLDKETCLIPVPPQQTVDFPQSFSLLTENLILTQLTLHLGFHRLHDQMVKMNQSLHRLQGTWREAQLSGGPMAEQLREQFERLMTVYLSTKTAATQPAMLQNCLNLQASCASLLVQLSLGNPGPEHIPLSFPLPPLQNSLLCYVPEFFAENMGDFFIFLRRFADEVLESSTENLEQVLNFITVYMGNVERMKNPHLRAKLAEVLEAVMPHMDTVSSDDPQTIMFQRQRAFCSYCHAAHLAEALITVFVDIEFTGDPHQFEQKFNYRRPMYPILKYMWGEESYRESIKHLADFASKNLEAMKPPLFLRFLNLLMNDAIFLLDEAIQYLSKIKLLQIERDCGEWEGLAPDARREKESSLQMFGQLARFHNIMSNETIGTLAFLTSEIKGIFVHPFLAERIISMLNYFLQHLVGPKMGALKVKDFSEFDFKPQQLVSDICTIYLNLGEEENFCATVPKDGRSYSPTLFCQAVRVLKKINKPGDIIVAFSLLADKIKSLADRHQQEEETYSDAPDEFLDPIMSTLMLDPVLLPSSNVTVDRSTIARHLLSDQTDPFNRSPLTMDQIRPNEELKQQIMQWLAEHKLGGVQMGPSG